A part of Vibrio sp. B1FLJ16 genomic DNA contains:
- the infC gene encoding translation initiation factor IF-3, with protein MKGGRRGQQPVKQNPHRLNGEIRGVREVRLTGADGESVGVVSIQEAIAAAEEAGMDLVEISPNAEPPVCRVMDYGKFLFEKSKAAKEQKKKQKQIQIKEIKFRPGTDIGDYQVKLRNLTGFLEDGNKVKVTIRFRGREMAHQEIGVDVLNRLKEDTAEFAVVESFPTRIEGRQMIMVLAPKKK; from the coding sequence ATTAAAGGCGGAAGACGCGGCCAACAGCCGGTAAAACAAAACCCACACCGTTTAAACGGTGAAATTCGTGGCGTTCGTGAAGTTCGACTAACAGGCGCTGACGGTGAATCAGTTGGTGTTGTATCGATCCAAGAAGCGATTGCTGCTGCTGAAGAAGCAGGTATGGATCTTGTTGAGATTAGTCCTAACGCTGAGCCGCCAGTTTGTCGTGTGATGGACTACGGTAAATTCCTCTTTGAGAAGAGCAAGGCTGCTAAAGAGCAGAAGAAGAAGCAAAAGCAGATCCAGATTAAGGAAATTAAATTCCGCCCTGGAACTGATATCGGAGACTATCAGGTAAAACTACGCAACCTGACTGGTTTCCTTGAAGACGGCAACAAAGTGAAGGTAACAATTCGCTTCCGTGGCCGTGAAATGGCTCACCAAGAAATCGGTGTTGACGTTCTTAATCGTTTGAAAGAAGACACTGCAGAATTTGCTGTTGTTGAATCTTTCCCAACGAGAATTGAAGGTCGCCAGATGATCATGGTGCTAGCCCCTAAGAAGAAGTAA
- the hutC gene encoding histidine utilization repressor, which produces MSAPLYMQIKRFILDKIESGEWIVGQRIATEFELTEQFGVSRMTVNKAIRDLVNEGKLQRRPRLGTFVCDPVEKSESPLLDIRNIAEEVSDRGRQYSSNVLKQVAIKADDKIAIKLGVMLGSTVFYSEIIHYEDSKPIQLELRWVNSQYAPGYLSQDFTHITPNQYLSDNCPLSAIEHTVEAIIPDNRIKLDLKMQANEPCLLLNRRTWSQDKLVSTALLYHPGNKYKLSSKVLT; this is translated from the coding sequence ATGTCTGCACCACTCTATATGCAAATCAAACGATTTATCCTCGATAAGATTGAGTCGGGTGAGTGGATTGTAGGCCAGCGAATCGCAACTGAATTTGAATTAACTGAGCAATTCGGCGTCAGTCGGATGACCGTAAACAAAGCTATCCGTGATCTCGTCAACGAAGGAAAGCTACAACGCCGACCTCGGCTTGGAACATTTGTCTGTGATCCGGTTGAGAAATCGGAATCACCGCTATTAGACATTCGAAACATCGCTGAAGAAGTGAGTGATCGCGGTCGTCAGTACAGCAGTAACGTACTGAAACAAGTTGCGATTAAAGCCGATGATAAAATTGCGATAAAACTCGGGGTAATGCTCGGGTCTACGGTTTTCTACAGTGAAATTATTCACTACGAAGACAGCAAACCGATACAGCTAGAACTTCGCTGGGTTAATAGTCAATACGCGCCTGGTTATCTGAGCCAGGACTTCACTCACATCACACCGAACCAGTATCTATCAGATAACTGTCCGTTGAGTGCGATAGAACATACCGTTGAAGCGATCATTCCCGATAACCGAATCAAACTTGATCTCAAAATGCAGGCCAACGAACCTTGCCTGCTCCTGAACCGCAGAACCTGGAGCCAGGACAAGCTGGTCAGTACTGCACTGCTCTATCATCCGGGTAACAAGTATAAACTGAGTTCCAAAGTTCTGACTTAA
- the hutI gene encoding imidazolonepropionase, with product MDLLIENVRLVTMAQGEEGYLPTSPARVGIQSGKIVAISTETVGEDDPKVESLLSPQNYSQSIDLKGKLMMPGLIDCHTHLVYAGNRANEFEMRLNGVPYQEIAKQGGGILSTVKATREATEEELVELALPRLDGLLASGVTSIEVKSGYGLTLDDELKMLRAAKALEQKRKVKITTTLLAAHALPPEFTGRADDYIEHICQDIIPLVAKEKLATSVDVFCESIGFNLEQTEKVFATAKQHGLKIKGHTEQLSNLGGTALTAKYDGLSADHIEFLDEEGVIALSKSNTVATLLPGAFYFLRETQLPPIELLRKHQIPMAIATDVNPGTSPFADVTLMMNMACTLFRLTPQESLRGVTQHAAKALGYEHSRGAIEVGFDADFSIWDIDHPADLSYQVGAKRLVGRIVNGEYISH from the coding sequence ATGGATTTGCTGATTGAGAATGTACGTCTGGTCACTATGGCACAAGGAGAAGAAGGTTATTTGCCGACATCACCTGCTCGTGTCGGAATTCAATCAGGAAAAATCGTCGCTATCAGTACTGAAACCGTTGGCGAAGATGATCCTAAAGTAGAATCACTACTGTCTCCTCAAAACTACTCTCAAAGCATCGACCTCAAAGGCAAGTTAATGATGCCGGGTCTTATTGACTGCCATACTCACCTTGTTTACGCCGGTAACCGCGCAAATGAGTTCGAGATGCGTTTAAACGGCGTGCCTTATCAGGAAATCGCGAAACAAGGCGGCGGTATTCTTTCTACCGTAAAGGCGACCCGTGAAGCAACCGAAGAAGAGTTAGTAGAACTCGCCCTGCCCCGTTTAGACGGCTTGTTAGCGAGCGGTGTGACTTCTATTGAAGTAAAATCGGGCTACGGGCTAACGCTCGATGATGAACTTAAGATGCTACGTGCTGCAAAAGCATTGGAACAAAAACGAAAAGTAAAAATCACAACAACACTTCTTGCTGCTCATGCTTTACCACCTGAGTTCACAGGCCGTGCAGACGATTATATTGAGCATATTTGTCAGGATATCATTCCACTGGTCGCAAAAGAAAAGCTGGCCACCAGCGTGGATGTGTTTTGTGAATCAATCGGCTTCAACCTGGAGCAGACAGAAAAAGTATTTGCGACAGCAAAACAACATGGTTTAAAGATTAAGGGGCACACAGAGCAGCTATCTAACCTTGGTGGTACCGCACTTACGGCAAAATACGACGGGCTCTCTGCCGATCATATTGAGTTTTTAGATGAAGAAGGCGTTATCGCACTGTCAAAATCAAATACGGTTGCAACTCTGCTTCCTGGTGCGTTTTACTTCTTGCGTGAAACTCAACTACCACCAATCGAATTGTTAAGAAAGCATCAGATCCCGATGGCGATTGCAACCGATGTAAACCCTGGTACCTCTCCTTTTGCGGATGTCACCTTGATGATGAATATGGCTTGTACCCTATTCCGTCTGACCCCGCAGGAATCGCTGCGAGGCGTAACTCAGCACGCGGCTAAAGCATTGGGCTACGAACATTCACGCGGTGCTATTGAAGTAGGCTTTGACGCTGATTTCTCAATTTGGGATATCGACCATCCCGCAGACTTGAGCTATCAAGTTGGCGCAAAACGTCTGGTAGGTCGTATAGTAAATGGAGAATACATTTCGCACTAA
- a CDS encoding helix-turn-helix transcriptional regulator, with protein MRDLTPEYLLAALRQAIKTKGLTYRELSEKMSMPLSTFKRHLTSTNLALDKLLEYCRAIDCTLDELQKLADQLQGEDEDYFSHTQDEVFFQYPHLYDFYRELRMLRGKDGYTILKKKYGLSEQSMADYLKALELLDLVYVDQDNSITLHGPLYYKYAEKSKLNDKYTEIIKEQATASENCVRVALTRMKITEEQLLQLEEQIAKSVLDFHSKNVVAENYNVSDFTNVVVLAGPHQPITFSDGITETSTHFIDDIRYAIASAGEKPSLAI; from the coding sequence ATGAGAGATTTGACTCCCGAGTATTTGCTAGCCGCTTTAAGACAAGCGATTAAAACAAAAGGGCTAACATATCGAGAGCTATCTGAAAAAATGAGTATGCCATTGTCCACTTTTAAAAGGCATTTAACCAGTACCAACCTGGCTTTAGATAAATTACTCGAATACTGTCGTGCGATTGACTGTACGCTGGATGAACTACAAAAACTGGCAGACCAGCTACAAGGAGAAGATGAAGATTACTTCAGTCATACTCAGGACGAAGTATTTTTCCAATACCCACATCTTTATGATTTTTATCGTGAGTTAAGAATGCTGCGGGGTAAAGACGGTTACACTATTTTAAAGAAAAAGTATGGGCTATCTGAACAGAGCATGGCCGATTATCTCAAAGCATTGGAACTATTGGATCTTGTCTATGTCGACCAAGATAACAGTATTACGCTTCACGGACCTCTCTATTACAAGTATGCAGAAAAGTCGAAGCTTAACGATAAGTACACGGAAATCATTAAAGAGCAGGCGACAGCGTCAGAAAACTGTGTTCGTGTTGCTTTAACACGGATGAAGATTACTGAAGAACAACTTTTGCAACTTGAAGAGCAGATTGCAAAATCGGTGCTAGATTTCCATTCAAAGAACGTTGTGGCGGAAAACTACAATGTTTCAGATTTTACCAACGTCGTTGTACTAGCGGGTCCACATCAGCCAATCACATTCTCGGATGGTATCACAGAAACAAGTACTCACTTTATTGATGATATCCGCTATGCAATCGCTTCTGCGGGTGAGAAGCCAAGCCTGGCAATCTAA
- the hutG gene encoding formimidoylglutamase, protein MSQSDLHKQLFHWQGRHDPEEGKDGRRVHHIVQHKATSELDNNGAQGISILGFATDAGVARNKGRIGAKKAPDLIRRALANLAWHKDTPIYDLGTVVCEDDLLEESQARCAKTIAQALPHTSVIVLGGGHEIAWASFSGLAEYFKTHHPDKKPKIGIVNFDAHFNLRAFDSSHADSKPSSGTPFNQIHHFCQQNDWTFHYACLGVSRSNNTLALFHKADELCVWYVEDHQLNCLNHSYHLTQLQHFIDDCDYLYLTIDLGVFPAATAPGVSAPAARGVSYDTIAPFLERILHYKNKLLLADIAEYNPNYDVDSQTARLAAYLCWEIANAMAEKQNT, encoded by the coding sequence ATGTCACAGTCAGATCTGCATAAGCAGTTATTTCATTGGCAAGGCCGTCATGATCCTGAAGAAGGTAAAGACGGTCGGCGCGTTCATCACATCGTTCAACATAAAGCGACAAGTGAACTGGATAATAATGGTGCACAAGGCATTTCCATTTTAGGCTTTGCAACCGATGCTGGCGTAGCAAGAAATAAAGGCCGCATCGGTGCAAAAAAAGCGCCCGACTTAATCCGCCGGGCACTTGCCAATCTTGCGTGGCATAAAGACACGCCAATTTATGATCTCGGTACAGTGGTGTGTGAAGATGACTTATTGGAAGAGAGTCAGGCACGCTGCGCAAAAACCATTGCACAAGCTCTGCCTCATACTTCCGTAATTGTTCTTGGCGGCGGTCACGAAATCGCCTGGGCCTCATTTTCCGGCTTAGCCGAGTACTTCAAAACGCACCACCCAGATAAGAAACCCAAAATCGGCATCGTCAATTTCGATGCCCATTTTAATTTGCGAGCTTTCGATAGCTCACATGCTGACTCAAAGCCAAGTTCTGGTACACCATTTAACCAAATCCATCATTTTTGCCAGCAAAACGATTGGACATTCCATTACGCCTGTTTAGGCGTCAGCCGCAGTAACAACACACTGGCTCTATTCCATAAAGCCGACGAACTGTGCGTATGGTACGTAGAGGATCATCAACTTAATTGCCTGAATCACAGCTATCACCTGACGCAATTGCAGCACTTTATCGACGACTGTGACTACCTTTATCTCACCATCGACTTAGGCGTATTTCCGGCGGCCACAGCTCCGGGTGTCAGCGCTCCGGCAGCCAGAGGAGTGAGCTACGATACAATCGCTCCCTTCTTAGAGCGGATTCTTCATTACAAAAATAAGTTATTACTCGCGGACATTGCTGAATACAATCCAAATTATGATGTCGATAGCCAGACAGCGCGATTGGCAGCCTATTTATGTTGGGAAATCGCCAACGCCATGGCAGAAAAACAAAATACATAA
- a CDS encoding DUF3581 domain-containing protein yields the protein MFLTPYFSSHDHQFQFTREQASHFAKRVAGDYNPIHDEDNKRFCVPGDLLFAVLLSKEGISQKMCFKFSGMVNDGVALHIENKSANESAVVDESGKEYLHMSHEGEVNHDSSFIEHVVTNYVQFSGMNFPHIMVPLMEEQQMMINCQRPLVIYESMDVEFTRLDLTHPEVEFSGATFDVEGKRGVVTLNFAFKEDGEVVGKGIKRMVASGLKPYDKEAVDDLVKRFHARKDAFLAKFEAA from the coding sequence ATGTTTCTGACGCCTTATTTTTCAAGCCATGACCACCAGTTTCAGTTCACTCGCGAGCAAGCAAGTCACTTTGCTAAGCGTGTTGCCGGAGACTACAACCCTATACACGATGAAGACAACAAACGCTTTTGCGTTCCCGGCGATCTTCTCTTTGCGGTACTACTTAGCAAAGAAGGTATTAGCCAAAAAATGTGCTTCAAGTTCTCTGGGATGGTTAATGATGGCGTAGCACTGCATATCGAAAATAAATCGGCGAATGAGAGCGCGGTTGTTGATGAGTCTGGCAAAGAATATTTGCATATGTCTCATGAAGGTGAAGTCAATCACGATTCATCTTTCATTGAGCATGTCGTAACAAACTACGTCCAGTTTTCTGGAATGAACTTCCCGCATATCATGGTTCCTCTTATGGAAGAACAGCAGATGATGATCAACTGCCAGCGACCACTAGTCATATATGAAAGCATGGACGTTGAGTTTACTCGCCTAGATCTTACTCATCCTGAAGTGGAATTTAGTGGTGCAACGTTCGATGTAGAAGGTAAACGCGGAGTGGTTACCCTCAACTTCGCGTTTAAAGAAGATGGTGAAGTGGTTGGTAAAGGTATTAAGCGTATGGTTGCCAGCGGCTTAAAACCTTACGATAAAGAAGCGGTAGACGATTTGGTTAAGCGTTTTCATGCACGTAAAGATGCATTTTTAGCAAAATTTGAGGCAGCGTAG
- the pheS gene encoding phenylalanine--tRNA ligase subunit alpha, with protein sequence MQHLEEIIASASSAIEAAKSLVALDEVRVQYLGKKGELTAQLQSLGKLPPEERREAGQEINKAKGVVQQAIAARKDALQRAELEAKLAAETIDVTLPGRRIENGGLHPVTRTVERIEKFFGELGFNTESGPEIEDAFHNFDALNIAADHPARTDHDTFFFNPDLMLRTHTSGVQIRTMENGKPPFRFIAPGRVYRNDYDQTHTPMFHQVEGMLVDENVNFAQLKGILHDFLCNFFEEEVEVRFRPSYFPFTEPSAEVDVKGKNGKWLEVLGCGMVHPNVLRSVGIDPEKYSGFAFGMGVERLTMLRYGVNDLRAFFENDLRFLKQFK encoded by the coding sequence ATGCAACATCTAGAAGAGATCATTGCTAGCGCGAGCAGTGCAATTGAAGCTGCCAAATCGCTAGTCGCACTTGATGAAGTGCGTGTTCAGTACCTGGGTAAAAAAGGTGAGCTGACTGCTCAACTTCAAAGCCTAGGTAAACTACCACCAGAAGAGCGCCGTGAAGCTGGTCAAGAGATCAACAAAGCAAAAGGCGTAGTTCAGCAGGCAATCGCAGCTCGCAAAGATGCACTACAACGTGCAGAACTTGAAGCGAAGCTAGCCGCTGAAACAATCGACGTTACTTTGCCAGGTCGTCGTATTGAAAACGGTGGTCTACACCCAGTTACTCGCACTGTAGAGCGTATTGAGAAGTTCTTTGGCGAACTTGGTTTTAACACTGAGTCTGGTCCAGAAATCGAAGACGCGTTCCACAACTTTGATGCGTTAAATATCGCTGCTGATCACCCAGCACGTACTGATCACGATACTTTCTTCTTCAACCCAGATTTGATGCTTCGTACTCACACGTCTGGCGTACAGATCCGTACAATGGAAAATGGTAAACCACCATTCCGCTTCATTGCTCCGGGCCGTGTATACCGTAACGACTACGACCAAACGCATACGCCAATGTTCCACCAAGTGGAAGGCATGCTGGTTGATGAGAACGTCAACTTCGCTCAACTGAAAGGCATTCTGCACGATTTCCTATGTAACTTCTTCGAAGAGGAAGTAGAAGTACGTTTCCGTCCATCTTACTTCCCATTCACTGAGCCTTCAGCAGAAGTAGACGTGAAAGGTAAAAATGGTAAATGGCTGGAAGTACTAGGCTGCGGTATGGTTCACCCGAACGTACTACGTAGCGTAGGCATCGATCCTGAAAAATACTCTGGTTTCGCATTCGGTATGGGTGTTGAGCGTCTAACGATGCTTCGTTACGGCGTGAACGACCTGCGTGCGTTCTTTGAGAACGATCTTCGTTTCCTAAAACAGTTCAAGTAA
- a CDS encoding DUF3187 family protein, translated as MMKFRWFPTIASSAALTTLPIEAVTDFYGPLRTYAQSPMQSVSHTNYLRSAFSLPADYFEAHGSAAIASVWAHTYEYALDYYHNQIELGGKWQISDHWQWELNYRWVFAADNHLDGLTQSFHDLFSIDQNGRDEVSNNRFYIPMPHYDIFEDEFEGQSITNNISSYLQYHLLQDKHHALAFGGSIYYNYVSHGPFKRSNFEQGIQLNYSYLRNPHAIYTMVGATFRSDASALVNLPYRHTTVALAGGYRYAIAEKHHLLIEYHWYQGSNKGPDEFSDAANEIAIGYRYLMQSSAIELIATENVRNMDNSTDIALAFGYRYLFSPD; from the coding sequence ATGATGAAATTCAGATGGTTTCCTACAATTGCCTCGTCAGCTGCTCTTACTACCCTTCCTATCGAGGCAGTAACAGATTTCTATGGCCCGCTACGAACCTATGCCCAGTCACCTATGCAGTCGGTTAGTCATACTAACTACCTCCGCTCCGCCTTTAGTCTGCCTGCTGACTACTTCGAAGCTCATGGCTCGGCTGCGATAGCCAGTGTCTGGGCTCATACCTATGAATATGCATTAGATTACTACCACAATCAGATCGAGCTCGGAGGAAAATGGCAAATCAGTGACCATTGGCAATGGGAGTTAAATTATCGCTGGGTGTTTGCTGCAGATAATCATCTCGATGGACTGACACAAAGCTTCCATGATTTATTTAGCATCGACCAAAATGGCCGAGATGAAGTCAGTAACAATCGATTTTATATCCCAATGCCTCACTATGATATTTTCGAGGATGAGTTTGAAGGCCAATCTATCACTAACAATATTTCATCTTACCTTCAATATCATCTCCTGCAGGATAAGCATCACGCCCTAGCTTTTGGTGGCAGTATTTATTACAACTACGTGTCCCACGGTCCATTTAAACGCAGTAATTTCGAGCAAGGAATCCAGCTGAACTACAGTTACTTAAGAAATCCTCACGCGATTTATACCATGGTCGGAGCGACATTTCGCTCTGACGCTAGTGCGTTAGTAAACTTACCCTATCGTCATACAACTGTCGCGTTAGCTGGTGGTTATCGTTATGCAATAGCAGAAAAACATCACTTGCTCATTGAATACCACTGGTACCAGGGTTCAAATAAGGGGCCGGATGAGTTTTCTGATGCCGCCAATGAGATAGCCATAGGGTATCGCTACCTAATGCAAAGCTCTGCCATTGAACTTATAGCGACGGAAAATGTGAGGAATATGGATAACAGTACCGATATCGCACTTGCGTTTGGATATCGGTACTTATTTTCTCCAGACTGA
- a CDS encoding sporulation protein, translating to MFKKLKASLGIGAAKVDTILDEMSVFQGATLTGNVHIVGGDVEQQIDAITIKLNTEIKVEADDSVSYQTYTIDQLKAVEPFVIQPNEEKQVPFQLKLHEETPITLVKALKNQCHVWLETTLDIDFAMDPRDRDYLEIKPLPVASRVIQAIEQAGFSMVKADVEKGVLRGGSFSSKSGFYQELEFRNNGFISSKEIELSFILEGQAMHCLAEIDRSLSLSGDQYRSFTLPINATDAQVAAAVAPVLSL from the coding sequence ATGTTTAAAAAACTAAAAGCATCATTAGGTATTGGGGCGGCAAAAGTAGATACCATCTTGGATGAGATGAGCGTGTTTCAAGGTGCTACGCTAACGGGTAACGTTCATATTGTTGGTGGCGACGTTGAACAGCAGATTGATGCTATTACTATCAAGCTGAACACCGAAATAAAGGTTGAAGCGGATGATAGTGTCAGCTACCAAACCTATACGATTGATCAATTAAAAGCCGTGGAACCGTTTGTTATTCAGCCTAATGAAGAAAAACAAGTACCGTTTCAATTAAAGCTACATGAGGAAACACCAATTACGCTTGTTAAAGCGCTCAAGAATCAATGTCACGTCTGGTTGGAAACAACGCTAGATATCGACTTTGCGATGGACCCACGTGATCGTGATTATCTTGAGATTAAACCATTGCCAGTGGCATCCCGAGTTATTCAGGCGATTGAACAAGCCGGTTTTAGCATGGTGAAAGCGGATGTCGAAAAAGGGGTCCTACGAGGCGGTTCTTTCTCTTCGAAATCTGGTTTCTATCAGGAACTGGAGTTCCGCAATAACGGTTTTATCTCTTCGAAAGAAATTGAGCTTTCGTTTATCCTAGAAGGTCAGGCGATGCACTGTTTGGCGGAAATTGACAGATCACTGAGTTTGTCTGGTGACCAGTATCGCTCTTTTACCTTGCCAATCAACGCAACAGACGCACAAGTTGCTGCTGCGGTAGCACCTGTCTTAAGCTTGTAA
- the rplT gene encoding 50S ribosomal protein L20: MPRVKRGVQARARHKKVLKQAKGYYGARSRVYRVAFQAVTKAGQYAYRDRRAKKRQFRQLWIARINAASRQNGLSYSRFINGLKKASIEIDRKILADIAVFDKAAFAVLVEKAKAAL; the protein is encoded by the coding sequence ATGCCTCGCGTAAAACGTGGTGTACAAGCTCGTGCACGTCATAAGAAAGTTCTAAAACAAGCTAAAGGTTACTACGGTGCACGTTCACGTGTTTACCGCGTAGCTTTCCAAGCAGTTACTAAAGCTGGTCAATACGCTTACCGTGACCGTCGCGCTAAGAAACGTCAATTCCGTCAACTGTGGATTGCACGTATCAATGCGGCATCTCGTCAAAATGGTCTATCTTACAGCCGTTTCATCAACGGTCTTAAGAAAGCATCTATCGAGATCGACCGTAAGATCCTTGCGGACATCGCAGTATTCGACAAAGCTGCATTTGCAGTTCTAGTTGAAAAAGCGAAAGCTGCTCTTTAA
- the rpmI gene encoding 50S ribosomal protein L35 → MPKMKTNKGAAKRFKKTAGGIKYKHATKRHILTKRTTKNKRQLRPNAILPKCEVAAVIRMLPYA, encoded by the coding sequence ATGCCTAAGATGAAAACCAACAAAGGTGCTGCTAAGCGTTTCAAGAAAACTGCTGGTGGTATTAAGTACAAGCACGCTACTAAACGTCACATCCTGACTAAGCGTACTACTAAGAACAAGCGTCAACTACGTCCTAATGCAATCCTTCCAAAATGTGAAGTGGCTGCAGTAATTCGTATGTTGCCATACGCTTAA
- the thrS gene encoding threonine--tRNA ligase, giving the protein MPIITLPDGSQRQFDNPVSTMEVALSIGPGLAKATIAGRVNGNRVDACDLIEEDASLEIITVKDEVDGLEIVRHSCAHLLGHALKQLYPQAKMAIGPTIDNGFYYDIDLDESLTQDDLEKIEKRMKELAKTKYEVVKKKVSWQEARDTFESRGEPYKVEILDENVSRDDRPGLYHHEEYIDMCRGPHVPNMGFCQHFTLLNVAGAYWRGNSDNKMLQRIYGTAFHDKKALKAHLTRLEEAAKRDHRKIGKQLDLFHMQQEAPGMVFWHHNGWSIFRDLEVFVRDKLNEYDYQEVKGPLMMDRVLWERSGHWDKYADAMFTTSSENREYAIKPMNCPGHVQIFNQGLKSYRDLPLRMAEFGSCHRNEPSGALHGIMRVRGFTQDDAHIFCTESQIQEEVTSCIKMVYDTYQTFGFDNIVVKLSTRPEKRVGSDEIWDQSEEALKLSLESMEIPYEIQEGEGAFYGPKIEFTLYDCLDRAWQCGTVQLDFNLPGRLGATYVGENNERLVPVMIHRAILGSLERFIGILIEEYAGFFPTWLAPEQAILMNITDKQSDYVHEVVQKLQKSGIRAKADLRNEKIGFKIREHTLKRVPYMLVVGDQEMEAGEIAVRTRKGKDLGKFKVDDFISYIQDEISSRKLNLEE; this is encoded by the coding sequence ATGCCTATTATTACTCTTCCTGACGGCAGTCAGCGTCAATTTGACAACCCAGTATCTACAATGGAAGTTGCGCTATCGATCGGTCCTGGTCTTGCAAAAGCAACCATCGCTGGCCGTGTTAATGGTAACCGCGTAGATGCGTGTGATCTGATTGAAGAAGACGCAAGCCTTGAGATCATCACAGTAAAAGATGAAGTAGACGGTCTGGAAATCGTTCGTCACTCATGCGCTCACCTTCTTGGTCACGCTCTGAAGCAGCTTTACCCGCAAGCGAAAATGGCGATTGGTCCAACTATCGACAATGGCTTCTACTACGACATCGACCTAGACGAGTCTCTAACGCAAGACGATCTTGAAAAGATTGAAAAGCGTATGAAAGAGCTAGCGAAAACCAAATACGAAGTTGTTAAGAAAAAAGTAAGCTGGCAGGAAGCGCGTGATACATTTGAATCACGTGGTGAACCGTACAAAGTGGAAATCTTAGACGAAAACGTATCTCGTGATGATCGTCCTGGCCTTTACCACCATGAAGAATACATTGACATGTGTCGTGGTCCTCACGTTCCTAATATGGGCTTCTGTCAACATTTCACACTATTGAATGTTGCAGGTGCTTACTGGCGTGGTAACAGCGACAATAAAATGCTTCAGCGTATTTACGGTACCGCTTTCCACGATAAGAAAGCACTAAAGGCTCACTTAACTCGCCTTGAAGAAGCAGCGAAACGTGATCACCGTAAAATCGGTAAGCAACTAGACCTGTTCCACATGCAACAAGAAGCACCTGGCATGGTGTTCTGGCATCACAATGGTTGGTCTATCTTCCGTGATCTAGAAGTGTTCGTTCGTGACAAACTAAACGAGTACGACTACCAAGAAGTAAAAGGTCCGCTAATGATGGACCGCGTTCTTTGGGAACGTTCGGGTCACTGGGACAAGTACGCTGATGCGATGTTCACGACTTCTTCTGAGAACCGTGAATACGCGATTAAACCAATGAACTGTCCGGGCCACGTACAGATCTTTAACCAAGGTCTGAAATCGTACCGTGACCTTCCGCTACGTATGGCAGAGTTCGGTTCATGTCACCGTAACGAACCATCTGGCGCACTACACGGCATCATGCGTGTACGTGGCTTTACTCAGGATGACGCTCATATCTTCTGTACTGAGAGTCAAATCCAAGAGGAAGTAACAAGCTGTATTAAGATGGTTTACGATACGTACCAAACATTTGGTTTCGACAACATTGTAGTGAAACTGTCTACTCGTCCAGAAAAACGTGTAGGCTCTGATGAGATCTGGGATCAATCTGAAGAGGCTCTGAAACTGTCTCTTGAATCAATGGAAATCCCATACGAGATTCAAGAGGGCGAGGGTGCATTCTACGGTCCTAAGATCGAATTCACGCTATACGACTGTCTAGACCGTGCATGGCAATGTGGTACTGTTCAGCTGGACTTCAACCTGCCAGGTCGCCTTGGCGCAACTTACGTAGGCGAAAACAATGAACGTCTTGTTCCGGTAATGATTCACCGTGCAATTTTAGGTTCACTAGAGCGTTTCATTGGTATCCTTATTGAAGAGTATGCTGGTTTCTTCCCAACTTGGTTGGCGCCGGAACAGGCAATTCTTATGAATATTACTGATAAACAGTCAGATTATGTTCATGAAGTCGTACAAAAATTACAAAAAAGTGGAATTAGAGCTAAAGCGGACTTGAGAAATGAGAAGATTGGCTTTAAAATCCGCGAACACACTTTGAAGCGTGTACCGTATATGCTTGTCGTTGGTGACCAAGAAATGGAAGCTGGCGAAATCGCAGTACGTACTCGTAAAGGTAAAGATCTCGGTAAATTTAAAGTGGATGATTTTATTTCTTACATCCAAGACGAGATTTCAAGCCGTAAGCTCAATCTGGAGGAATAA